A window from Solanum stenotomum isolate F172 chromosome 7, ASM1918654v1, whole genome shotgun sequence encodes these proteins:
- the LOC125870831 gene encoding DNA-binding protein S1FA-like — MDFENHDNVKNMAKDVEVKGFNPGLIVLIVVGGLLLTFLIGNYVLYMYAQKTLPPKKKKPVSKKKMKKERLKQGVSAPGE; from the exons ATGGATTTTGAAAATCATGATAACGTG AAGAATATGGCTAAGGATGTTGAAGTGAAAGGATTCAACCCAGGATTAATTGTCTTAATAGTTGTCGGTGGGCTTCTGTTGACATTCCTCATTGGGAACTACGTGCTTTACATGTATGCACAGAAAACCCTTCCTCCAAAGAAAAAGAAGCCAGTTTccaagaagaagatgaagaaggaaAGACTGAAGCAAGGTGTTTCCGCACCTGGAGAATAG